The nucleotide window CCGCCCGCCTCCGGGATGTCGATGTCACCGAGACAGTCGTTGAGTGCGTTCAGGTTGCGGCCGTAGTAGCCGGGGAACTCCAGCCGGGCGGCGACCTCCCGATGCATGTCGGCCTCGGACGCCCACTCGCCGCAATCGAACGCCGGGCAGCGGTAGCCGTAGGACTCCAGCGCGGCGACGTGCCGCCGCAACCGCTCGGCAGGACCGTACAGGGCGACCGGGCCGTTCAGCAGCACCTGCCGATCCACCCGTAGCACATCGTCCGGGTGGACGCAGTGGGGGTTGGCCGGATCAGTTCGGAAGCTGCCCACCCGTTTCGCCCTCTGGGTGCCGAACAGAAAGCTCACCTGCACCGCCAAGATACAGTGAGCACTACAACGGCGGCGGATGGCGGTGTCAGGTGCAGCGCCGGGTTCGGCTTCTGCGCGGGCCGTTGCGGTTCCGCGGAGCCCGCGCTCGTACCGCGCATCCGCGGAGCCACCACCGACCCGCACCACCGTGTCGCGGCCCACCGGTGGCCGCCCAACACCGCACCTCGCGGCGATGAGCCGCGCCGACCACCCACCGGCACCACGCGGAGCACCACCGACCCGCACCACCGTGTCCCCACCCACACCGGGCCACGACCACCCGCACCTCGCGGCGGTGAGCCGCGCCCACCCCGACCGGCACCACGCGGAGCCCGACGCGCGGGGTTTACCACCGCGGACCACATGCCCACCGCCGCACGCGCGCTCATGCACGCGATGGTTGCCGAACGAACAGCTCACCTGCACCGCCCGTCCCGATGAGCGGTGCGTCCCAAGTCAGCCGGCGGTGTCAGGTGCAGCGCCGGGTTCGGCATTACCACCTACGCGGTCGTGGACCAACAGAACGCCACGAACATCTCATCCAACTCTGCTACAGCCGCCACATCGTACCACTCAGCGTACATCCGCAGCCCCGACCGGAACCCACTCAGATCGGCGATGTATGGTGGCAGTGGGCTACGGAGCCCGCTGCTGTACTCCGTCACTAATCGGATGCACTCGGCCTCGGTGATCGGCTCGCATAGCCCCCCCTCTGCGTATGGCACGAGGTAATCTTCACGTCCCGACCAGTCTTGCGCCTGCAAAGCCTTCACCCAGAATAGCAGGTCGCTGGTAAAGTCCCGCTTCCACCCGCGGAACACCCAGATGGACTCCTCGCAATCCGGCGTGATGAAGTCACGGCTTGGGAAGTAGGCAACCTCCAGCGGCGGCGAATCGGCGACCGCAAGGCCGGGAAACGTGGCGATCAGCTCCTGCCGGGTGAACACTACCCTGCGCCTCTGGGTGCCGAACGAACAGCTCACCTGCACCGCCATCACCGGATGAGCGATGCGATCCAAACTACATGGCGGTGTCAGGTGCAGCGCCGGGTTCGGCGTCTGGGCTACCCCCGCCAGACCACCTGCACGCCGGCAAGCTCGATGCCGCCTGGCCCGGCGGCGAGTTGCCCGGCCTTGCGGTTAAGCAGGGCCGGCCCGAAGCACTCGCCGAACCCGACCCGCTCCCCGCAGTGCAGGAAGCTGACGTACGGCCAGCGGTAGAACGACCCCCGCACCTTCTCG belongs to Gemmata obscuriglobus and includes:
- a CDS encoding barstar family protein; translation: MSFLFGTQRAKRVGSFRTDPANPHCVHPDDVLRVDRQVLLNGPVALYGPAERLRRHVAALESYGYRCPAFDCGEWASEADMHREVAARLEFPGYYGRNLNALNDCLGDIDIPEAGGVALVLWRFDQFARRPGVRAWDVLDVIANASWVHRLYGRRLLGLVQSDDPELHFASVGARPVMWVSWEAHKPAEPGAAPDTAG